Proteins from one Diorhabda carinulata isolate Delta chromosome 10, icDioCari1.1, whole genome shotgun sequence genomic window:
- the LOC130898502 gene encoding protein LSM12 homolog A-like has translation MAAVSDFFSLGSIVWCRTCYNKEIEGEVLAFDPPTKVLILKCTSSGGDPKLNDIHFVNLSLVSELQVKKEVTSAPDIPQSLNLQRLNTRIRNQVDEKKRMFQARAANVSSEGQSLFIAIAKTISEVRWNNSEIVVFNQDVTISPPYQLENIRGNINSKEYIYIRKVVEKHMKDLALNSQNQGVCQNNTLQ, from the exons ATGGCTGCTGTTTCAGACTTTTTTTCACTAGGTAGTATTGTTTGGTGTAGAACttgttataataaagaaattgaggGAGAAGTCTTGGCATTTGATCCACCAACGAAAGTATTAATATTGA AATGTACATCCTCAGGTGGGGATccaaaattaaatgatattcattttgttaatttatccCTTGTTAGTGAATTACAAGTCAAGAAAGAAGTGACAAGCGCTCCGGACATACCACAGTCTTTGAATTTACAGAGG TTAAACACAAGGATTAGAAATCAAGTAGATGAGAAAAAACGAATGTTCCAGGCTAGAGCCGCAAATGTTAGTTCTGAAGGACAGAGTTTGTTTATAGCTATAGCTAAAACGATTAGCGAGGTTAGGTGGAACAATTCTGAAATTGTTGTCTTCAATCAAGAT gttaCTATTAGTCCTCCCTACCAATTGGAAAATATAAGAGGAAATATAAACAGTAAAGAGTACATATATATACGGAAAGTG gttGAAAAACACATGAAAGATCTAGCCTTAAACAGTCAGAATCAAGGAGTTTGTCAGAATAATACTTtgcaataa